In Nocardia sputorum, a single genomic region encodes these proteins:
- a CDS encoding phospho-sugar mutase, whose protein sequence is MLRFGTAGLRGPLRDGPDGMNVTTVSRATAGIVAWLRDRCLGGGAVVVGRDARHGSAEFATATAEIFAAAGFRVTLLPRPLPTPVVAYAVRELGAVAGVQITASHNPAADNGYKVYLDGGSQLIAPADFEIERCIEAVAEPIDRVPVTPADDDVVRRYLRRVAGIPTRIGGSGERAGIRIALTPLHGVGGELAVEALRAAGFPDVHVVDEQFEPDPDFPTVAFPNPEEPGAADLLLATAARVGADVAIALDPDADRCAVGVRGPDGAWRMLRGDETGVLLGDCVLRTAPDDALVATTIVSSRLLSKLAPARGGRYAETLTGFKWLARAGDGLVYAYEEAIGHCVDPAAVRDKDGISAAVLVADLVARLKAAGRDLNDELDGYAVEFGLHAGDQVSLRLASAADAAAVVERLRADPPHEIAGEPVEYTDQLRVRGRMRTDALIFEGVSSRVVIRPSGTEPKLKCYLEVVEPVGSRAGLPAARAAAHERLSALRDYCHKF, encoded by the coding sequence ATGCTGCGTTTCGGCACGGCCGGCCTGCGGGGGCCGCTGCGCGACGGTCCGGACGGCATGAACGTCACCACGGTGAGCCGGGCGACGGCCGGGATCGTGGCGTGGCTGCGCGATCGTTGTCTCGGCGGCGGCGCGGTGGTCGTCGGACGCGACGCCAGGCACGGTTCCGCCGAGTTCGCCACGGCGACGGCGGAGATCTTCGCGGCGGCGGGCTTCCGGGTCACGCTGCTGCCACGTCCGCTGCCCACGCCGGTGGTCGCGTACGCGGTGCGTGAGCTGGGCGCGGTCGCGGGTGTGCAGATCACCGCCTCGCACAATCCGGCCGCCGACAACGGCTACAAGGTCTATCTCGACGGCGGGTCGCAGTTGATCGCCCCGGCCGACTTCGAGATCGAGCGCTGTATCGAGGCGGTCGCCGAGCCGATCGACCGCGTGCCGGTCACCCCCGCCGATGACGACGTGGTGCGGCGCTACCTACGCCGGGTCGCCGGAATACCGACTCGCATCGGCGGATCGGGCGAACGCGCCGGTATCCGGATCGCACTCACGCCGCTGCACGGCGTCGGCGGTGAACTCGCCGTCGAAGCACTGCGCGCGGCGGGCTTTCCCGACGTCCATGTGGTCGACGAGCAGTTCGAACCGGACCCCGACTTCCCCACCGTCGCGTTCCCGAACCCGGAGGAACCCGGTGCGGCCGACCTGCTGCTCGCGACGGCGGCCCGGGTCGGCGCCGACGTGGCGATCGCACTGGATCCGGATGCCGACCGGTGCGCGGTGGGCGTCCGAGGGCCGGACGGTGCCTGGCGGATGCTGCGCGGCGACGAGACCGGCGTGCTCCTTGGCGACTGCGTGCTGCGCACCGCCCCGGACGACGCGCTGGTGGCGACGACCATCGTGTCGTCGCGGCTGCTGTCGAAGCTGGCGCCCGCGCGCGGCGGCCGCTACGCGGAAACGCTCACGGGCTTCAAGTGGCTGGCCCGCGCGGGCGACGGTTTGGTCTACGCCTACGAGGAGGCGATCGGCCACTGCGTCGACCCCGCGGCGGTCCGGGACAAGGACGGCATCTCCGCCGCCGTGCTGGTGGCCGACCTGGTAGCCCGGCTGAAAGCCGCGGGCCGCGATCTGAACGACGAACTCGACGGCTACGCGGTCGAATTCGGCTTGCACGCGGGCGACCAGGTGTCGCTGCGGCTCGCCTCGGCGGCCGACGCGGCCGCGGTGGTCGAGCGGTTGCGCGCGGACCCGCCGCACGAGATCGCCGGCGAGCCGGTCGAATACACCGATCAACTCCGGGTGCGCGGCCGGATGCGCACCGACGCGCTGATCTTCGAGGGCGTTTCGTCTCGCGTGGTGATCCGCCCGTCCGGGACGGAGCCGAAGCTCAAGTGTTATCTGGAGGTGGTCGAGCCGGTCGGCTCGCGGGCCGGCCTTCCGGCCGCGCGAGCCGCCGCACACGAACGCCTCTCGGCGCTGCGCGATTACTGCCACAAGTTCTGA
- a CDS encoding C40 family peptidase, translating to MIDVNALAQPILDLLASFGSGVLPAGGPTDALRSTSSVVDQIHQMGRDSINAMNTAWDGRAADAATAKALRVQTSAATISDRGNEMATVVNQAAGEVETGQKDLTDIAQSFMNTAASMGPVLATPEGLTVLVGSAIDHLNQALTVVGRVQNELQTHTASMNDLTPPPTTPSLAGVPAAGVQQAASAASGVLNGAGSLLSTVMATPLQSTSSRSSRSSSGTPGTTGTPKPDTGSSGAPDDGKGVKITLPDGSVVEAPNEQAATAVRSAIGAVGTPYVWGGNSPGSGLDCSGLTKYAYGEAGVDLPRLACDQGNGATPVSAGDLMPGDLAIWDGHVAMVIGNGQLVEAGDPVQISSIRTENSGMDFYGFYRPTA from the coding sequence GTGATCGATGTCAACGCGCTGGCCCAACCGATCCTGGATCTGCTCGCCAGCTTCGGCAGCGGTGTGCTGCCCGCGGGCGGTCCCACCGACGCGCTGCGCAGCACTTCGTCCGTGGTGGACCAGATCCACCAGATGGGCCGCGACAGCATCAACGCGATGAACACGGCATGGGACGGCCGCGCGGCCGACGCGGCCACCGCCAAGGCGCTGCGCGTGCAGACCTCCGCGGCCACCATTTCCGATCGCGGCAACGAGATGGCGACGGTCGTCAACCAAGCCGCGGGCGAGGTCGAGACGGGACAGAAGGATCTCACCGACATCGCGCAGTCCTTCATGAACACCGCGGCGAGCATGGGTCCGGTCCTGGCGACGCCGGAAGGTCTGACGGTGCTCGTCGGCTCCGCGATCGACCATCTCAACCAAGCGCTCACCGTCGTCGGCCGCGTCCAGAACGAATTGCAGACGCACACCGCGTCCATGAACGACCTGACCCCGCCGCCGACCACTCCCTCGCTCGCCGGCGTGCCCGCCGCGGGCGTGCAGCAGGCGGCGTCCGCCGCGTCCGGCGTGCTCAACGGTGCGGGCTCGTTGCTGAGCACCGTGATGGCCACGCCGCTGCAGTCGACGTCCTCGCGGTCCTCGCGCAGTTCCAGTGGCACGCCCGGCACGACGGGTACGCCCAAACCGGACACCGGTTCGTCGGGAGCGCCCGACGACGGCAAGGGCGTGAAGATCACGCTGCCCGACGGCAGCGTCGTGGAGGCGCCCAACGAGCAGGCGGCCACGGCGGTCCGGTCGGCGATCGGGGCCGTCGGCACGCCTTACGTCTGGGGCGGCAACAGCCCGGGCTCGGGATTGGATTGCAGCGGGCTCACCAAGTACGCCTACGGCGAGGCGGGCGTCGACCTGCCCCGGCTCGCGTGCGACCAGGGCAACGGGGCCACACCGGTGTCGGCCGGTGACCTGATGCCAGGCGACCTGGCGATCTGGGACGGCCACGTGGCCATGGTGATCGGCAACGGACAGTTGGTCGAGGCGGGTGACCCGGTCCAGATCAGCTCGATTCGAACGGAGAACTCAGGCATGGACTTCTACGGTTTCTACAGGCCAACGGCATGA
- a CDS encoding gamma-glutamylcyclotransferase, whose product MPIYAAYGSNMDSTQMLERCPHSPMSGTGWLEGWRLTFAGDDIGWEGPLATVVEDPGSRVFVVLYDVSPEDEQRLDRWEGSDFGIHKKIRLRVTRNADGGDPTLAWLYVLDAYEGGLPSARYLGVIADAAEKAGAPEDYVHALRTRNSRNVGPGNFG is encoded by the coding sequence GTGCCGATCTATGCCGCCTATGGGTCCAACATGGACTCGACGCAGATGCTCGAGCGCTGTCCGCACTCCCCCATGTCCGGGACGGGCTGGTTGGAGGGCTGGCGGCTCACCTTCGCCGGTGACGATATCGGCTGGGAAGGGCCTCTCGCGACGGTCGTCGAGGATCCCGGTTCCCGGGTGTTCGTCGTGCTCTACGACGTGTCCCCGGAGGACGAGCAGCGGCTGGACCGCTGGGAGGGCTCGGACTTCGGTATCCACAAGAAGATCCGCCTGCGGGTGACCCGCAACGCCGACGGCGGCGACCCCACGCTGGCCTGGCTCTACGTGCTGGACGCCTACGAGGGCGGCCTACCCTCGGCCCGCTACCTCGGCGTGATCGCCGACGCCGCCGAGAAGGCAGGCGCGCCAGAGGATTACGTGCACGCCCTACGCACCCGCAACAGCCGCAACGTCGGCCCGGGCAATTTCGGCTGA
- a CDS encoding enoyl-CoA hydratase-related protein has product MPYLERQGEVFVVYLGGEGQTDSENRFHPDWIDAFHGLLDEVESSEGPAALVTTATGKFFSNGLDTDWLFGNLDKMHGYLDRVHSLYTRLLAFPLPTVAAINGHAFGAGAMLATSHDFRVMRADRGFYCLPEVHLGMPFTIGMNALLTERLTNQVCVQAMTTGHRYPADEAIAVGIVDAKADAAELLATAVERAAALASNRKPNLPVIKRALHAKALAGLAVPTTPENLAFATS; this is encoded by the coding sequence ATGCCGTATCTGGAACGCCAAGGGGAAGTGTTCGTCGTCTACCTCGGCGGTGAGGGACAGACGGACAGCGAGAATCGCTTCCACCCGGACTGGATCGACGCGTTCCACGGGCTGCTGGACGAGGTCGAGAGCTCCGAGGGCCCCGCGGCGCTGGTGACGACCGCCACGGGGAAGTTCTTCAGCAACGGCCTGGACACCGACTGGCTGTTCGGAAATCTGGACAAGATGCACGGCTACCTCGACCGCGTGCACTCGCTCTACACCCGCCTGCTCGCCTTCCCGCTGCCGACCGTCGCGGCGATCAACGGCCATGCCTTCGGAGCGGGCGCCATGCTGGCCACCTCGCACGACTTCCGGGTGATGCGCGCCGACCGCGGCTTCTACTGCCTGCCCGAGGTGCACTTGGGCATGCCGTTCACCATCGGGATGAACGCCTTGCTCACCGAGCGGCTGACCAACCAGGTCTGCGTGCAGGCGATGACCACCGGCCACCGCTACCCGGCCGACGAGGCGATCGCCGTCGGCATCGTGGACGCGAAGGCGGACGCCGCCGAGTTGCTCGCGACCGCCGTCGAGCGGGCAGCCGCACTGGCGAGCAACCGCAAGCCCAACCTCCCGGTGATCAAGCGCGCCCTCCACGCGAAGGCGCTGGCCGGCCTCGCCGTCCCGACCACCCCGGAAAACCTGGCCTTCGCCACGAGCTGA
- a CDS encoding M20 family metallopeptidase gives MEGPGSSAASETRGSGRAAVESWLADHTVDLVQWRRHIHANPELSRTEFGTTEFVSAWLTKAGLTPQVLPGGTGLICDLGPDGPRIGLRADMDALPLQEFTGLPFASTVPGVSHACGHDAHTTILLGTALALAEVPELPVGVRLVFQPAEEIMPGGAIDVVAAGAMTGVERIFALHCDPRLEVGRVGIRVGAITSAADTIELVLDSPGGHTSRPHLTSDLVYAIGSVITGLPGLLSRRIDPRTSTVMVWGAVSAGKAPNAIPQTGMLTGTIRTGDHATWSLLEPMVREIVDGLLAPTGVRYQLNYRRGVPPVVNDEHSTRIFEDAIRALGPDALADTPQSGGGEDFSWYLEEVPGAMARLGVWSGTGEQLDLHQPTFDIDERALAVGVRVLSNLVLDPGSV, from the coding sequence ATGGAGGGCCCCGGCAGCTCCGCAGCGTCGGAAACCCGGGGGTCCGGGCGAGCAGCGGTGGAGTCCTGGCTGGCCGATCACACGGTCGATCTCGTCCAGTGGCGCAGGCATATCCACGCCAATCCGGAGCTGTCCCGGACCGAGTTCGGCACCACCGAGTTCGTCTCGGCGTGGCTGACCAAGGCGGGACTGACGCCGCAGGTACTTCCCGGCGGCACCGGCTTGATCTGTGACCTCGGACCGGACGGCCCGCGCATCGGCCTGCGCGCCGACATGGACGCGTTGCCCCTGCAGGAGTTCACCGGACTGCCCTTCGCCTCGACGGTGCCGGGCGTGTCGCACGCGTGCGGCCACGACGCGCACACCACCATCCTGCTCGGTACGGCGCTGGCCTTGGCGGAGGTGCCGGAGTTGCCGGTCGGCGTGCGGCTGGTCTTCCAGCCCGCCGAGGAGATCATGCCGGGCGGCGCGATCGACGTGGTCGCCGCCGGTGCAATGACGGGTGTGGAGCGGATCTTCGCGCTGCACTGCGACCCGCGCCTCGAGGTCGGCCGGGTCGGCATCCGGGTGGGTGCGATCACCTCCGCCGCCGACACGATCGAGCTGGTGCTCGACTCGCCGGGCGGTCACACCTCGCGTCCGCACCTGACCAGTGACCTGGTCTACGCGATCGGCTCGGTCATCACCGGGTTGCCTGGCCTGCTCAGCCGCCGCATCGACCCGCGTACCAGCACCGTGATGGTGTGGGGCGCGGTGAGCGCGGGGAAGGCGCCGAACGCCATTCCGCAAACCGGGATGCTCACCGGCACCATCCGCACCGGAGATCACGCGACGTGGTCGTTGCTGGAGCCGATGGTGCGGGAGATCGTCGACGGCCTGCTCGCCCCGACGGGCGTGCGCTACCAGTTGAACTACCGTCGCGGCGTGCCGCCGGTGGTCAACGACGAGCACTCCACCCGCATCTTCGAGGACGCGATCCGCGCGCTCGGTCCGGACGCGCTGGCCGACACCCCGCAGTCCGGTGGCGGCGAGGACTTCTCCTGGTACTTGGAGGAGGTGCCGGGCGCGATGGCGCGCCTGGGCGTCTGGTCCGGTACGGGGGAGCAGCTGGATCTGCACCAGCCGACCTTCGACATCGATGAGCGGGCGCTCGCGGTCGGCGTCCGGGTGCTGAGCAATCTCGTGCTCGACCCTGGCTCTGTCTGA
- the upp gene encoding uracil phosphoribosyltransferase, translating to MRTHTVDHPLVAALLTTMRDERTPNPAFRAALRDLTGILIYEALRDAEVERFEIVTPVAPTEGIRLARPPLLVPVLRAGLGMIDAAAELIPDARIGFVGLARDEDTHLPVPYMESLPADLAGLPVFVLDPMLATGGSMRHTLQLLAARGATDITAVCVVAAPEGIATLADSGLPVRLVTAVVDTGLNENAYIVPGLGDAGDRQFGPR from the coding sequence ATGCGCACCCACACCGTGGACCATCCACTCGTCGCCGCCCTGCTCACCACGATGCGGGACGAGCGAACGCCGAATCCGGCTTTCCGTGCCGCACTGCGTGATCTGACCGGGATCCTGATCTACGAGGCGCTGCGCGACGCGGAGGTGGAGCGTTTCGAGATCGTCACGCCGGTCGCACCCACCGAGGGCATCCGGCTGGCCCGGCCGCCTTTGCTGGTCCCCGTACTGCGCGCCGGACTCGGCATGATCGACGCGGCTGCCGAGCTGATCCCGGACGCCAGAATCGGGTTCGTCGGTCTCGCCCGGGACGAGGACACCCACCTTCCGGTGCCCTACATGGAATCGCTGCCCGCCGATCTCGCCGGGCTGCCGGTCTTCGTGCTCGACCCGATGCTGGCCACGGGCGGCTCGATGCGGCACACCCTGCAGCTGCTCGCGGCGCGCGGAGCCACCGACATCACCGCGGTGTGCGTCGTCGCGGCACCGGAAGGTATTGCGACACTGGCGGACTCCGGTCTGCCCGTGCGGCTGGTCACCGCCGTCGTCGACACGGGCCTGAACGAGAACGCCTACATCGTTCCCGGCCTCGGCGACGCGGGCGACCGGCAGTTCGGCCCGCGCTGA
- a CDS encoding purine-nucleoside phosphorylase has protein sequence MLAEQAAEAIAERTGVSRHRVAVVLGSGWQDAAAEIGAPRASVPMPELPGFGTPTAQGHVGVIHSVQVDDNPVLLLMGRQHLYEGYQPADVVHPVSAAVAAGAEIVVLTNAAGGIRSGLRVGEPVLISDHLNLTGRTPLAGATFVDLVDAWDPDLRALAREIDPSLTEGVYAGLTGPQYETPAEIRMLRTIGADLVGMSTVLEAIACRALGARLLGISLVTNLAAGVTGAHLSHAEVLAEGHAAAPRLGKLLRGVLERV, from the coding sequence ATGCTTGCCGAACAGGCCGCCGAGGCGATCGCCGAACGTACGGGAGTGTCACGCCATCGGGTCGCGGTGGTGCTGGGGTCCGGCTGGCAGGACGCGGCCGCGGAGATCGGGGCGCCGCGGGCGTCGGTGCCGATGCCGGAGCTGCCCGGGTTCGGGACGCCGACCGCGCAGGGCCATGTCGGCGTGATCCATTCGGTCCAGGTCGACGACAATCCCGTGCTGCTGCTGATGGGCCGCCAGCATCTGTACGAGGGGTACCAGCCCGCCGATGTGGTGCATCCGGTGTCGGCGGCCGTGGCGGCGGGCGCGGAGATCGTGGTGCTGACCAACGCCGCGGGCGGTATCCGATCCGGCCTCCGGGTGGGTGAGCCGGTGCTGATCAGCGATCACCTCAACTTGACCGGTCGCACGCCGCTGGCCGGCGCGACCTTCGTCGACCTGGTGGACGCCTGGGATCCCGACCTGCGCGCGCTGGCCAGGGAGATCGACCCGAGCCTGACCGAGGGCGTCTACGCGGGGCTCACCGGGCCGCAGTACGAGACGCCCGCCGAGATCCGGATGCTGCGCACGATCGGCGCGGATCTGGTCGGCATGTCCACCGTGCTGGAAGCCATCGCCTGCCGTGCGCTCGGTGCGCGACTGCTGGGCATTTCGCTGGTCACCAATCTGGCCGCGGGGGTCACCGGCGCGCATCTGTCCCATGCGGAAGTGCTCGCCGAAGGGCACGCCGCCGCTCCCCGGCTCGGCAAACTGCTGCGCGGCGTCCTGGAACGGGTGTAG
- a CDS encoding NAD(P)H-quinone dehydrogenase, with translation MTRIAIIGGGPAGYEAALVAAQHGASVTLIDSDGIGGACVLWDCVPSKTFIASTGVRTDLRRARDLGITLDPNQAQVQLPEVNARVKALALAQSSDIRSKLQTVGVTVLAGYGELIDRGSGLAAHRVLAKLADGAQQTIEAEVVLIATGASPRVLPGAEPDGERILNWRQLYDLEELPETLVVVGSGVTGAEFVSAYTEMGVRVKLVSSRDRVLPGEDADAALVLEDALAERGVELVKHARADAVERTADGIVVKLSDGRTVSGSHALMTVGSTPNTANLGLERVGIELDRGGYLRVDRVSRTSVPGIYAAGDCTGLLPLASVAAMQGRIAMYHALGEGVSPIRLKTVASAVFTRPEIATVGVSQTAIDNGEVPARTVMLPLNTNPRAKMSGLRRGFVKIFCRPATGVVIGGVVVAPIASELILPIALAVQNNLTVNDLAQTFSVYPSLTGSVTEAARLLMRHDDLD, from the coding sequence ATGACCCGCATCGCGATCATCGGTGGCGGACCGGCCGGCTATGAGGCGGCCCTGGTGGCGGCCCAGCACGGCGCGTCGGTGACGCTGATCGACTCCGACGGGATCGGCGGGGCGTGCGTGCTGTGGGACTGCGTCCCCTCGAAGACCTTCATCGCCTCGACCGGCGTGCGCACCGACCTGCGCCGCGCTCGCGATCTGGGGATCACCCTCGACCCGAATCAGGCGCAGGTGCAGCTGCCGGAGGTGAACGCGCGTGTCAAGGCGCTGGCGCTGGCACAGTCCTCCGACATCCGCTCGAAGCTGCAGACCGTCGGGGTGACCGTGCTCGCCGGATACGGCGAGCTGATCGACCGCGGCAGCGGCCTGGCCGCGCACCGGGTGCTGGCCAAGCTGGCCGACGGCGCGCAGCAGACCATCGAGGCCGAGGTCGTGCTGATCGCCACCGGCGCGAGCCCGCGCGTGCTGCCTGGCGCGGAGCCGGACGGCGAGCGCATCCTCAACTGGCGTCAGCTCTATGACTTGGAGGAACTGCCGGAGACCCTGGTCGTCGTCGGTTCCGGTGTGACGGGCGCGGAGTTCGTCTCGGCCTACACCGAGATGGGCGTGCGGGTGAAGCTGGTCTCCAGCCGCGACCGCGTGCTGCCGGGCGAGGACGCCGACGCGGCGCTCGTGCTGGAGGACGCGCTCGCCGAACGTGGGGTGGAGCTGGTCAAGCACGCGCGCGCCGACGCCGTGGAGCGCACCGCCGACGGCATCGTGGTCAAGCTGTCCGACGGGCGTACCGTGTCCGGCTCACACGCGCTGATGACGGTCGGCTCGACGCCCAACACCGCGAACCTCGGGCTGGAGCGGGTCGGCATCGAACTCGATCGCGGTGGTTACCTCCGGGTGGACCGGGTGTCGCGCACGTCGGTGCCCGGCATCTACGCCGCGGGGGACTGCACCGGGCTGCTGCCGCTGGCCTCGGTGGCCGCGATGCAGGGACGCATCGCCATGTACCACGCGCTCGGGGAGGGCGTCAGCCCGATCCGCCTGAAGACCGTCGCCTCCGCGGTGTTCACCCGGCCGGAGATCGCGACCGTCGGCGTCAGTCAGACGGCCATCGACAACGGCGAGGTCCCCGCGCGCACGGTGATGCTGCCGCTGAACACGAACCCGCGCGCCAAGATGTCCGGGCTGCGACGCGGTTTCGTCAAGATCTTCTGCCGTCCCGCGACCGGTGTGGTGATCGGCGGCGTCGTCGTCGCGCCGATCGCCTCGGAGCTGATCCTGCCGATCGCGCTTGCGGTGCAGAACAATCTGACGGTCAACGACCTGGCCCAGACCTTCTCGGTGTACCCGTCGCTCACCGGTTCGGTGACCGAGGCGGCGCGTTTGCTGATGCGGCACGACGATTTGGACTGA
- a CDS encoding type VII secretion target encodes MRKMSADTEGIAAYGATAHVMAGEMAAAGASAAAAEPALLGPIMGLIGGDFMAAYAAAHAGHVAAIGQLSAVLTSMGGAATGAAAVLTETDATHASALRNAAGELE; translated from the coding sequence ATGCGAAAGATGTCGGCGGACACCGAAGGCATTGCGGCCTACGGCGCGACCGCCCACGTCATGGCGGGTGAGATGGCGGCGGCCGGGGCGAGCGCCGCGGCGGCGGAGCCCGCGTTGCTCGGCCCGATCATGGGGTTGATCGGTGGCGACTTCATGGCCGCCTATGCCGCGGCGCACGCCGGTCACGTTGCCGCGATCGGCCAGCTGTCGGCGGTGCTGACCAGCATGGGCGGCGCGGCCACCGGTGCGGCGGCCGTCCTCACCGAGACCGACGCCACCCACGCGAGCGCGCTGCGGAACGCCGCCGGCGAACTGGAGTGA
- a CDS encoding M20 family metallopeptidase gives MPPPRSGRQEAQHDGNAVCEVDAAARSDAAIRAASAELIGLSHAIHAEPELAFEETRSVAKTIAPLAERGFEIETGVAELPTAFRARYGSGALTVGLCAEYDALPEIGHACGHNVIAAASVGAALGLAEVADALDLTVLVFGTPAEESGGGKVLMLEHGVFDDVAMAMMVHPGPLDIVGARSLALADVSVVFHGREAHASAAPEQGRNAGDAVTVAQVALGLLRQHLLPGQQLHGIVGDGGVAPNIVPGRAELLYYLRAVDSASLDDLMRRASACFEAGALATGCTHEIRTLAPTYTELTPDPELLLVYREQLTGSGRVPLAPEFEAQRPLGSTDMGNVTNVIPGIHPVIGIDAGGAVTHQPGFAAASVNASADRAVLDGALALARTAIAVARDDIHRDRLLQRLVQRQEDIR, from the coding sequence ATGCCACCACCGCGCAGCGGGCGCCAGGAAGCGCAACACGACGGCAACGCCGTATGTGAGGTCGACGCTGCCGCTCGCAGTGACGCCGCGATCCGCGCGGCGTCGGCCGAGCTGATCGGGCTTTCACACGCGATCCACGCCGAGCCGGAGCTGGCGTTCGAGGAGACCCGCAGCGTCGCGAAGACCATCGCGCCGCTCGCCGAGCGCGGCTTCGAGATCGAGACCGGGGTCGCGGAACTGCCCACGGCGTTCCGCGCGCGCTACGGCAGCGGGGCGCTGACCGTCGGTCTCTGCGCCGAGTACGACGCGCTGCCCGAGATCGGGCACGCGTGCGGGCACAACGTCATCGCCGCGGCCTCGGTGGGCGCGGCGCTCGGACTCGCCGAGGTCGCCGACGCGCTGGATCTCACCGTGCTGGTGTTCGGCACGCCCGCCGAGGAGAGCGGCGGCGGCAAGGTGCTCATGCTGGAGCACGGGGTGTTCGACGACGTCGCGATGGCGATGATGGTGCACCCCGGCCCGCTCGACATCGTCGGCGCCCGTTCGCTGGCGCTGGCCGACGTATCGGTGGTCTTCCACGGGCGTGAGGCGCATGCCAGCGCGGCCCCCGAGCAGGGCCGCAACGCGGGCGACGCGGTCACCGTCGCGCAGGTCGCCCTGGGGTTGCTGCGGCAACATCTCCTGCCCGGCCAGCAACTGCACGGTATAGTCGGCGACGGTGGCGTAGCTCCCAACATCGTGCCCGGACGTGCGGAACTGCTGTATTACCTACGCGCAGTCGACTCCGCATCCCTCGACGATCTGATGCGACGAGCGTCGGCTTGCTTCGAGGCGGGCGCCCTCGCGACCGGCTGCACCCACGAAATCCGGACGCTCGCGCCGACGTATACCGAGCTGACACCGGATCCGGAGTTACTGCTCGTCTATCGCGAGCAGCTCACCGGATCGGGACGCGTGCCGCTCGCTCCGGAGTTCGAGGCGCAGCGGCCGCTGGGCAGCACCGACATGGGGAACGTCACCAACGTCATTCCGGGCATTCACCCGGTCATCGGCATCGATGCCGGTGGTGCGGTGACACATCAGCCAGGCTTCGCCGCGGCCAGCGTCAACGCCTCGGCGGATCGTGCGGTCCTCGACGGTGCGCTCGCGCTCGCGCGTACCGCAATCGCCGTCGCCCGCGATGACATCCATAGAGACAGGTTGTTGCAACGGCTAGTTCAACGACAGGAGGACATTCGGTGA